The Saccharicrinis carchari genomic sequence GAGTTTAGCATCATCTTCGTTACATTTATCAACCAGCATTATTTCTTCGGCCAGGGTTTGTGATGCAATATAATCTTTAAAGTTGAGTACCGCCCGATCCGTAGCATCATTTTTACTTATTGTGAGTATAATTTTGTCGGTAACATCGAAACCGGAATCTTTCCTCAAATTTTGAATTCTATTAACAAATTCCCTTGCTATACCTTCCTGCTTGAGATCCTCGGTAATATTAACATCTAATGCCACCGTTATCTTCCCTTCGCTGGCCACCAGCCACCCCGGAATATCCTCAGAGGTGATTTCTACATCCTCCAAACTTATTTCAATGGTTTGTCCGTTTATCCGGGCATCAATTTTTTCTTCGCGCTCAATGGTGGCTATCTCTTGTTGCTCCATTGCGTTTACAAAGCCGGCTATCTGTTTCATCATCTTGCCGTACTTAGGCCCCAGCGTTTTAAAGTTAGGTTTAATTTTTTTTACAAGAACACCCGAAGTATCCGTTAAAAAATCAATCTCTTTCACGTTCACCTCGGCAAGAATCAAATCTTTAACTTTTTCCACTTGTTCTTTAAAATCCATATCCAATATAGGAATAGTGATTTTTTGAAGTGGCTGCCGAACTTTTAAACTTTCTTTACGTCGTAAACCAAGCACCATGGATGAAATACTTTGTGCATAAAGCATCCTTTGTTCCAGTGCCTTATTTATGCGCTGCGGATTATGTTTGGGGAAAGAACTTAGGTGAACCGAATCGAATGCAGCATTTCCTGAAACTGAAGTTAAGTCGTTGTACAACCTGTCCATAAAAAAAGGTGCAATGGGTGCCGACAGCATGCATACCGTTTCTAAGCAGGTATATAAAGTTTGATAGGCAGCAATTTTATCCTCGGTATAATTACCGCCCCAAAAACGTTTACGATTTAGGCGCACATACCAATTACTCAGGTTTTCCGTTACAAAATTCTGGATGGCTCTGCCAGCTTTGGTTGGCTCATACGCTTCGTAACATTCGCTTACCTCCTTTATTAAACTGTTTAACAACGAAATAATCCATCTGTCGATCTCGGGCCTTTCTTCCACAGGTATTTCTTTTTCGCTACAAACGAATCCATCCACATTGGCATACAGTGCAAAAAAAGAATAGGTATTGTAAAGTGTTCCGAAAAACTTGCGTTTCACCTCGTCCACTCCATTGATATCAAATTTAAGGTTATCCCATGGCTGAGCATTGGTTATCATATACCAGCGCAAAGGGTCGGAACCAAATTCCTCAATAACTTCAAAAGGATCAATTGCGTTGCCCAACCGTTTCGACATTTTATTCCCTTTTTTGTCGAGTACCAGACCGTTTGATATGATATTTTTAAAAGCTACCGAATCAAATAACATCGTTCCTAGCGCATGCAGGGTAAAAAACCATCCACGCGTTTGGTCCACACCCTCGGCGATAAAGTCGGCCGGGAAAGCCCCCCTCAATCCCCCTGAATGGGGGGAGGTTGAAGAATTCGCCAAGGCTTCTTGGGGATTTATACGGCTCGCTGTGGCTTGGAGTGTTTTTAAGATTTCTTTTAGGACTTCTTCGGGATCTCCGATAACTTGTTCGTTGGTGAAGCGGATTACCTTGTAGCCTAAGTTTGTTAGGATATTGGTTCTTAGCTGGTCGGCTTCTTTTATTTCGGGCTTATTGTGGTAGCCTCCATCGACCTCAATAATTGTTTTGGTACTCAAACACACAAAGTCCACGATAAAATCATCGATTACATGCTGGCGTCTGAACTTATATCCCTCAAGATTTTTTCCACGCAAAGCTTCCCATAACAGCTGCTCCGCCTCCGTCTGATTTTTACGCTTATCATCGGCCAACTCCTTCAACAAACTATACATCGACTTCCTCGCCGTCTGATATTTTGCCGTAACACCTCCCTCTCCTTGTGGGAGGATAGGAGGGGCTATTCCTTCCCCTTGGGGGAAGTTAGATGGGGCTTCCGTTTCAAACGGATAATGCATCTGGGCGTAGGGCATGGCCCCTGAATCGAACCATACATCAATGAGGTCGGGTTCGCGGAACATTTTTTCGCCATTGTCCGAAACCAACACAATATCATCCACATAAGGACGATGAAGGTCCACCAGGTCGTAATTTTCTTTTGAAAAGTCGCCGGCTTTAAAATCTCCGTAAGGACTTTTTTCCATTACACCAGCCTCCACGGACTTCTTTATTTCTTCCGTCAGTTCCTCAATGGAGCCAATACATTTCTCCACGCTTCCATCTTCTGTTCGCCAAATAGGTAAGGGAGTACCCCAGTAACGCGAACGCGAAAGGTTCCAATCCACCAGGTTCTCTAACCATTTGCCAAATCTACCTTTGCCCGTTGATTCGGGTTTCCAGTTGATGGTATCGTTCAATTCCATCATGCGCTCTTTTACCGCTGTGGTTTTAATAAACCAGGAGTCTAAGGGGTAATAAAGCACCGGTTTATCCGTACGCCAGCAGTGTGGATAGCTGTGTACATATTTTTCGACCTTAAAAGCCCTGTTTTGTAGCTTTAGCATTACCGATATATCCACATCCAAGGTAACATCCTGATCGCTTAGTTCCTCGTTGAACTCATTTTTAACGTATCGCCCCGAATATTCCATGTAAGTATCCAGATCTACAAAATCCTTCACAAAGGTTGAATCCAAATCTTTGATCAGAAATAGTTTTCCGGTTTTATCTACCATCGGGTTCTGCTTGCCTTCTTTATCGATAAGTATAAGCGGGGCTATACCGGCCATTTTGGCCACCCTATCGTCATCGGCACCAAAGGTAGGGGCAATGTGTACCATTCCGGTACCATCTTCGGTAGTTACATAGTCGCCCAATATCACTCTAAAAGCATCGCCATCGGGCTTAATCCATGGAATCAATTGTTCGTAGCGCAGCCCTTCCAGTTGCTTGCCACTGTATTCATCCCCCAGCTGGTACGGAATCTTTTTATCCCCCGGTTTATAATCCTCCATAGGCAGTCCTGCACTTTTTGGATCAAAATATGCCGAAACGAGATCTTTGGCCAGCACAACAACTATGGGTTTACCATTATACGGGTTATAGGTTTTTACCTTTTGGTAGGTTACACCCGGCCCCACCGCCAAGGCAGTATTCGAAGGAAGGGTCCAAGGGGTAGTGGTCCATGCTAAAAAGAAAAGTTCGCTATCGACGTCCTGGAACAAAAATGCCGAGTCATCATTTTTTATTACCTTAAACTGGGCCGTACAAGTGGTGTCTTTTACATCGCGATAGCAGCCCGGTTGGTTCAGCTCATGAGTGCTTAAGCCTGTTCCGGCAGCAGGCGAGT encodes the following:
- the ileS gene encoding isoleucine--tRNA ligase produces the protein MSTRFKEYKGLDLSKINKEVLQQWEANNTFERSVTTREGNPTFVFYEGPPSANGLPGIHHVISRSLKDIICRYKTQQGFEVKRKAGWDTHGLPVELGVEKSLGITKEDIGKKISVAEYNAACRKDVMKYTDKWEDLTNKMGYWVDMDNPYVTYDSKYIETLWYLLKELYAKGLLYKGYTIQPYSPAAGTGLSTHELNQPGCYRDVKDTTCTAQFKVIKNDDSAFLFQDVDSELFFLAWTTTPWTLPSNTALAVGPGVTYQKVKTYNPYNGKPIVVVLAKDLVSAYFDPKSAGLPMEDYKPGDKKIPYQLGDEYSGKQLEGLRYEQLIPWIKPDGDAFRVILGDYVTTEDGTGMVHIAPTFGADDDRVAKMAGIAPLILIDKEGKQNPMVDKTGKLFLIKDLDSTFVKDFVDLDTYMEYSGRYVKNEFNEELSDQDVTLDVDISVMLKLQNRAFKVEKYVHSYPHCWRTDKPVLYYPLDSWFIKTTAVKERMMELNDTINWKPESTGKGRFGKWLENLVDWNLSRSRYWGTPLPIWRTEDGSVEKCIGSIEELTEEIKKSVEAGVMEKSPYGDFKAGDFSKENYDLVDLHRPYVDDIVLVSDNGEKMFREPDLIDVWFDSGAMPYAQMHYPFETEAPSNFPQGEGIAPPILPQGEGGVTAKYQTARKSMYSLLKELADDKRKNQTEAEQLLWEALRGKNLEGYKFRRQHVIDDFIVDFVCLSTKTIIEVDGGYHNKPEIKEADQLRTNILTNLGYKVIRFTNEQVIGDPEEVLKEILKTLQATASRINPQEALANSSTSPHSGGLRGAFPADFIAEGVDQTRGWFFTLHALGTMLFDSVAFKNIISNGLVLDKKGNKMSKRLGNAIDPFEVIEEFGSDPLRWYMITNAQPWDNLKFDINGVDEVKRKFFGTLYNTYSFFALYANVDGFVCSEKEIPVEERPEIDRWIISLLNSLIKEVSECYEAYEPTKAGRAIQNFVTENLSNWYVRLNRKRFWGGNYTEDKIAAYQTLYTCLETVCMLSAPIAPFFMDRLYNDLTSVSGNAAFDSVHLSSFPKHNPQRINKALEQRMLYAQSISSMVLGLRRKESLKVRQPLQKITIPILDMDFKEQVEKVKDLILAEVNVKEIDFLTDTSGVLVKKIKPNFKTLGPKYGKMMKQIAGFVNAMEQQEIATIEREEKIDARINGQTIEISLEDVEITSEDIPGWLVASEGKITVALDVNITEDLKQEGIAREFVNRIQNLRKDSGFDVTDKIILTISKNDATDRAVLNFKDYIASQTLAEEIMLVDKCNEDDAKLVEIDSGVSICICVRRNA